In the genome of Mucilaginibacter defluvii, one region contains:
- a CDS encoding Y-family DNA polymerase → MFALCDCNNFYASAERLFDPALNGKPVVVLSNNDGCVIARSEEAKQCGIKMGDPEFLIRDILKKHHVNIFSSNYVLYGDISERVMKNLARWFPRLDVYSIDEAFGWLGGVQDLQTLIPKIRASVVMNTGIPVSIGVAPTKTLAKLANKIAKKSGGTMILDTPEAITKAVATFPVEDLWGVGRQYYKKLESLGIETVGQLRELPEMWFKQHMTIQGQRMWNELWGRAAIPFDNMPETTKCISVSRSFRNYIEDPTVLCEAVTLYASRAAEKLRRAGLRCLYLQVFLYTNEHREDHPQHYPSHTHKLAIASNNTHDIVKIANTVARALFMHGMKYRKAGVVATGLVHEQELQLHLFKPHDGGKLDLLSEAIDRVNLAYGRGTLRMASEGYVKSWRLKHEFLSKGYTTRWHEIIKAV, encoded by the coding sequence GTGTTTGCACTTTGTGACTGCAATAACTTTTATGCTTCTGCCGAACGCCTCTTTGATCCGGCATTGAATGGCAAACCTGTCGTTGTGCTGAGTAACAACGATGGCTGCGTGATCGCACGCAGTGAGGAAGCCAAACAATGCGGTATTAAAATGGGTGATCCTGAGTTTCTGATCCGGGACATTTTAAAAAAGCATCATGTAAATATTTTTTCCAGCAACTATGTGCTGTACGGCGACATCTCCGAACGGGTAATGAAAAACCTGGCCCGCTGGTTCCCTCGTTTGGATGTGTATAGTATTGATGAGGCTTTCGGGTGGTTAGGCGGTGTACAGGATTTACAGACATTAATCCCTAAAATCAGGGCATCCGTTGTGATGAACACCGGCATACCCGTTTCTATCGGCGTGGCACCCACCAAGACACTGGCGAAGCTGGCTAATAAAATAGCAAAAAAGTCAGGCGGCACAATGATACTCGATACCCCGGAGGCCATTACAAAAGCGGTGGCCACATTCCCTGTGGAAGATCTGTGGGGCGTTGGCAGGCAGTATTATAAAAAGCTGGAAAGCCTGGGCATTGAAACGGTTGGACAACTAAGGGAGCTTCCTGAAATGTGGTTCAAGCAGCACATGACCATCCAGGGGCAGCGTATGTGGAACGAACTGTGGGGACGGGCGGCTATACCTTTTGACAACATGCCCGAAACAACCAAATGTATTAGCGTCAGCCGGTCATTCAGGAATTATATTGAAGACCCGACTGTACTTTGTGAGGCAGTTACATTGTATGCCAGTCGCGCCGCTGAAAAATTGCGACGCGCAGGGCTGCGCTGTCTTTACCTGCAGGTATTTCTTTACACGAATGAACACCGGGAAGACCACCCTCAGCATTATCCCTCTCATACACACAAGCTCGCTATTGCGAGCAACAATACCCATGACATTGTTAAAATCGCCAACACGGTAGCCAGGGCATTATTTATGCATGGAATGAAATACCGCAAAGCCGGTGTGGTGGCTACAGGACTGGTGCATGAGCAGGAATTGCAGTTACACTTGTTTAAGCCGCACGATGGCGGCAAACTTGATTTGCTGTCTGAAGCAATTGATCGGGTTAACCTTGCCTACGGACGGGGCACACTGCGAATGGCCAGCGAAGGATACGTCAAAAGCTGGCGTCTCAAGCACGAGTTTTTAAGCAAGGGATATACGACCAGGTGGCACGAAATCATAAAAGCGGTATAA
- a CDS encoding SOS response-associated peptidase, with amino-acid sequence MCGRTLVSESKELAKKAGVEEGGTAQEKDNNRPPGSEMPVILDARPGKLHYVRWGLIPNNATEKPKYSTTYAKVETMQSLPTYRNLVGKRHCVFVIEGFYEWYRSGENKKPFFFQRKDKGLIYCAGLWDTWKDPATGIVIPSCTMLMQPANDFMLAIHDRMPCILTQAEASTWLDKSLNVIDRLKVLKAVPNDLLEGWPVDQKMNNFRVKDDNNNSPCGPDLTLFD; translated from the coding sequence ATGTGTGGAAGGACATTAGTAAGCGAAAGCAAAGAGCTGGCAAAGAAAGCTGGAGTAGAAGAAGGTGGCACAGCGCAGGAAAAAGACAACAACCGTCCGCCGGGAAGTGAAATGCCCGTTATCCTTGATGCCAGACCAGGTAAACTACACTATGTGCGTTGGGGCCTTATTCCCAATAATGCTACAGAAAAGCCAAAGTACAGCACCACCTACGCCAAAGTGGAAACCATGCAGTCGTTACCGACTTACCGTAACCTTGTTGGCAAAAGGCATTGCGTTTTTGTTATAGAAGGTTTTTACGAGTGGTATCGCAGCGGCGAAAACAAAAAGCCCTTTTTCTTTCAGCGTAAGGACAAAGGGCTGATCTATTGCGCGGGTCTTTGGGACACATGGAAAGACCCGGCAACAGGTATCGTTATCCCATCCTGTACCATGCTCATGCAGCCCGCCAATGATTTCATGTTAGCTATTCATGACCGCATGCCGTGCATCTTAACACAAGCGGAAGCCAGTACCTGGTTAGATAAAAGTTTAAACGTTATTGACCGCTTGAAAGTGCTCAAAGCAGTTCCCAATGACCTGCTGGAAGGCTGGCCGGTTGATCAAAAGATGAATAATTTCCGGGTTAAAGACGATAACAACAATTCTCCATGTGGGCCGGATCTAACGCTTTTTGATTAA
- a CDS encoding DUF932 domain-containing protein produces MAHNINFNSITGQHSFFSVQEQAWHGLGQIVKDYPTSAEAIQFAGLDYSVIKAPNTHALPDGSSIISDNSFFTYRDDNHAILGDKLGKDYAVVQNTEAFAFFDAIVGGQEGMLYETAGALGKGETIFITAKLPGYIKVGNNDLIEKYIFLTTSHDGSGSITAAFTPIRIVCANTLSAAMRNKQNAIRIKHTASAGEKLKEAHKMMGITNRLSDELEQAFNQWSKVRITDKEVHRLIQMVFAPNKETLDIIKDGREQDLSSRFTNMVNNAFQYALYNETQQLDTTKGTVFGAYNAITGYYQNVKDYANAEAKMENLFYGGQAQRKTQVAFDLCEAFAKYGADALTLN; encoded by the coding sequence ATGGCACACAATATCAATTTCAACAGCATTACAGGACAGCACAGCTTTTTCAGCGTACAGGAGCAGGCATGGCATGGGTTAGGCCAAATTGTTAAGGATTATCCGACCAGTGCGGAAGCGATACAGTTTGCAGGTTTGGACTACTCCGTTATTAAGGCACCTAACACCCACGCACTACCGGACGGCAGCAGCATCATATCTGATAACAGCTTCTTTACTTACCGCGATGACAACCATGCCATATTGGGCGATAAGTTGGGCAAGGACTACGCCGTTGTGCAAAACACTGAAGCATTCGCATTTTTCGACGCTATTGTAGGTGGACAGGAAGGGATGTTATACGAGACTGCAGGAGCATTAGGCAAAGGTGAAACCATTTTTATTACCGCCAAATTACCGGGTTATATCAAAGTTGGTAACAACGACCTCATAGAAAAGTATATCTTTTTAACCACCTCACACGATGGAAGCGGAAGTATTACCGCAGCGTTTACACCTATTCGCATTGTATGCGCCAATACTTTATCAGCTGCTATGCGAAATAAACAGAACGCTATTCGCATCAAACATACTGCAAGCGCAGGTGAAAAGTTAAAAGAAGCCCACAAAATGATGGGCATTACCAACCGCCTTTCCGATGAACTGGAACAAGCCTTTAACCAATGGTCAAAGGTTCGCATCACAGATAAGGAAGTACACCGCCTTATTCAGATGGTTTTCGCACCCAACAAAGAAACATTGGATATTATCAAAGATGGCAGGGAGCAGGATTTATCCAGCCGCTTTACCAACATGGTTAATAATGCCTTCCAATATGCGCTGTACAATGAAACGCAGCAGTTAGATACCACCAAAGGAACTGTGTTTGGTGCTTACAATGCCATCACAGGGTATTACCAGAATGTGAAAGATTACGCAAATGCGGAAGCCAAAATGGAAAACCTGTTCTATGGTGGACAGGCGCAGCGCAAAACGCAGGTAGCGTTTGACCTGTGCGAAGCATTCGCCAAGTATGGAGCCGATGCACTGACCCTTAATTAA
- a CDS encoding LytTR family DNA-binding domain-containing protein has protein sequence MTQQAGVTFQNDRKRNVISLTVLLLLSLATIGIDFLYAQFRNSSFYLSESALFSSYWLLFLPLLNIQWRLAEQLQKPFSALIFILLATIVHLVCYPVLVWLLSGSFYEHTFSYRQTLHYGLTDYSIKTLLAYGLSLLLLKISRAGIVNQSAELNSENAEQEKESFETALVVSDGNNRKTVIVIQDILYFSANSPYVNIHQLSKKYLHSATLKSLQSRLDNNQFIRIHKTYIVNIEKVVGYHSRLNGDYDLTLIDGTMLRVSRNYAATFKSSFENSHRLITK, from the coding sequence ATGACACAACAGGCAGGGGTAACTTTTCAAAATGACCGAAAAAGGAATGTGATCAGCCTGACTGTTCTTTTGCTGCTTTCTTTAGCAACCATCGGTATTGACTTCCTCTATGCACAATTCAGAAACAGTTCATTCTACCTGTCCGAATCTGCACTTTTCAGTAGTTATTGGTTACTGTTTCTGCCTTTATTGAATATTCAGTGGAGACTGGCAGAACAGCTCCAAAAGCCATTTAGCGCATTAATATTTATCCTTTTAGCCACGATTGTTCATCTGGTTTGTTATCCTGTCCTTGTTTGGCTACTATCAGGAAGCTTTTATGAGCATACCTTTTCATACAGGCAAACCTTGCACTATGGATTAACGGATTATTCTATCAAGACCTTACTTGCATACGGGCTGTCATTATTACTCTTAAAAATTTCCAGAGCCGGTATTGTGAATCAATCGGCTGAATTGAATAGCGAAAATGCAGAGCAAGAGAAAGAAAGCTTTGAAACGGCTTTGGTTGTATCAGACGGAAATAACAGGAAGACAGTTATTGTTATACAGGATATATTATACTTCTCTGCTAACTCACCTTATGTCAATATTCACCAGCTATCTAAAAAGTACCTGCATTCAGCAACGTTGAAATCGTTGCAATCACGCCTCGACAACAATCAATTTATACGAATCCATAAAACGTATATTGTCAACATTGAAAAGGTAGTTGGCTACCATTCCCGGCTGAACGGAGATTATGATTTAACACTCATTGATGGTACAATGCTAAGAGTCAGCCGCAATTATGCAGCGACTTTTAAAAGCAGTTTTGAGAATAGTCATCGCCTTATAACGAAATAA
- a CDS encoding single-stranded DNA-binding protein has protein sequence MNITTTARVTANAVTRTTKTDKKVVNFNVAVNDPYKVKATGEVKQNTQFIRCAYWITDKVAPYLTKGTVVELTGAIGTEAYTNKQGDPQAALTLNVRNIKFHSAKPAIAAPAEGVDVPADDDLPF, from the coding sequence ATGAACATCACCACAACAGCGAGAGTAACGGCCAATGCAGTTACCCGCACCACGAAAACAGACAAAAAGGTTGTCAACTTCAACGTAGCGGTAAACGACCCGTACAAGGTAAAGGCAACAGGAGAAGTAAAGCAGAACACCCAATTTATCCGGTGTGCGTATTGGATTACGGACAAGGTAGCCCCGTACCTGACTAAAGGCACAGTAGTAGAGCTTACGGGCGCAATCGGTACGGAAGCCTACACCAATAAGCAAGGCGACCCACAGGCAGCGTTAACCCTGAATGTTCGCAATATCAAATTCCACAGCGCAAAACCCGCCATTGCAGCACCTGCCGAGGGAGTAGACGTTCCGGCAGACGATGACCTACCGTTCTAA
- a CDS encoding LexA family protein, translating into MIRKYQQRAEQDVSGFKSPADDYLEGRLNIVDRLVIDPECTFYFQMDSNSMKTYGLRSGDLLIIDRSMKAVKGAIVVAYVNGAFHCRSYETENGRPFLKGDTDRIETTDGEVLQIWGVVTAICRNTLPSQLRKGDYERVCTL; encoded by the coding sequence ATGATCAGGAAGTATCAGCAAAGAGCAGAACAAGATGTTTCAGGATTTAAATCACCGGCAGATGATTACCTGGAAGGGCGGTTGAATATCGTGGACCGGCTGGTGATCGATCCGGAATGCACCTTTTATTTCCAGATGGACAGCAATTCCATGAAAACTTATGGCTTGCGTTCCGGTGATCTGCTGATCATTGACAGGTCGATGAAAGCGGTAAAAGGCGCTATTGTCGTCGCCTATGTTAACGGTGCTTTTCATTGCCGCTCTTATGAAACAGAAAACGGCCGCCCTTTCCTTAAAGGCGATACAGACCGCATCGAAACCACGGACGGTGAGGTTTTACAGATCTGGGGAGTAGTGACCGCAATATGCCGCAATACATTGCCATCACAATTAAGAAAAGGAGACTACGAACGTGTTTGCACTTTGTGA
- a CDS encoding JAB domain-containing protein has product MQVSEIQLVYRTKVKATDRLQVSTSNDAYQALLSVWDMDTIEFVEHFKILLLNNAGRVLGYYHLSSGSTQGCLVDPKLVFTAALKANAPRIILAHNHPSGSIKPSNGDKTVTQRLKEGGHLLDIQIDDHLIVTPTAFFSFADEGLL; this is encoded by the coding sequence ATGCAAGTCTCAGAAATTCAACTGGTCTACAGGACAAAAGTTAAAGCTACAGATCGTCTGCAGGTTAGTACATCCAATGATGCTTACCAGGCATTGCTCAGCGTATGGGATATGGACACAATAGAGTTCGTGGAGCATTTCAAAATCCTTCTGTTGAACAATGCAGGGCGGGTTTTGGGATACTATCACCTGAGTAGTGGCTCAACACAAGGTTGTTTGGTTGATCCAAAACTTGTTTTTACCGCTGCACTTAAAGCGAACGCTCCAAGAATAATTTTAGCGCACAATCACCCATCAGGTAGCATCAAACCAAGCAACGGTGATAAAACTGTAACTCAGCGATTAAAAGAAGGAGGCCATCTTTTAGATATACAGATCGACGATCACCTGATTGTGACGCCGACCGCATTTTTCAGCTTTGCTGACGAAGGGCTCCTATAA